From a region of the Zonotrichia albicollis isolate bZonAlb1 chromosome 5, bZonAlb1.hap1, whole genome shotgun sequence genome:
- the ANKRD17 gene encoding ankyrin repeat domain-containing protein 17 isoform X7, producing MEKAVGAAVAVTAEEGGGEGGGGEAGSATAGPGPPEGPSGPAAPPSPCGPGAAGLVRVCDLLLKKKAVPGKAKRGGRAARPASSSESGGGGSESSNNGSDDEEEEEEEEEDEEEEEEEEEVSEVESFILDQDDLENPMLETASKLLLSSTADGADLRTVDPETQARLEALLEAAGIGKLSTADGKAFADPEVLRRLTSSVSCALDEAAAALTRMRAESTASAGQTDNRSLAEACSEGDVNAVRKLLIEGRSVNEHTEEGESLLCLACSAGYYELAQVLLAMHANVEDRGIKGDITPLMAAANGGHVKIVKLLLAHGADVNAQSSTGNTALTYACAGGYVDVVKVLLESGASIEEHNENGHTPLMEAGSAGHVEVARVLLENGAGINTHSNEFKESALTLACYKGHLEMVRFLLEAGADQEHKTDEMHTALMEACMDGHVEVARLLLDSGAQVNMPADSFESPLTLAACGGHVELAALLIERGANLEEVNDEGYTPLMEAAREGHEEMVALLLGQGANINAQTEETQETALTLACCGGFLEVADFLIKAGADIELGCSTPLMEAAQEGHLELVKYLLAAGANVHATTATGDTALTYACENGHTDVADVLLQAGADLEHESEGGRTPLMKAARAGHVCTVQFLISKGANVNRTTANNDHTVLSLACAGGHLAVVELLLAHGADPTHRLKDGSTMLIEAAKGGHTSVVCYLLDYPNNLLSAPPPDATQLTPPSHDLNRAPRVPVQALPMVVPPQEPDKPPANVATTLPIRNKVSGRASAMSNTPTHSIATSVSQPQTPTPSPIISPSAMLPIYPAIDIDAQTESNHDTALTLACAGGHEELVQTLLERGANIEHRDKKGFTPLILAATAGHVGVVEILLDNGADIEAQSERTKDTPLSLACSGGRQEVVELLLARGANKEHRNVSDYTPLSLAASGGYVNIIKILLNAGAEINSRTGSKLGISPLMLAAMNGHTAAVKLLLDMGSDINAQIETNRNTALTLACFQGRTEVVSLLLDRKANVEHRAKTGLTPLMEAASGGYAEVGRVLLDKGADVNAPPVPSSRDTALTIAADKGHYKFCELLISRGAHIDVRNKKGNTPLWLAANGGHLDVVQLLVQAGADVDAADNRKITPLMAAFRKGHVKVVRYLVKEVNQFPSDSECMRYIATITDKEMLKKCHLCMESIVQAKDRQAAEANKNASILLEELDLEKLREESRRLALAAKREKRKEKRRKKKEEQRRKLEEIEAKNKENFELQAAQEKEKLKAEGDYCNYSKERMKFDDPEVPMEPPSATTTTTIGISATWTTLAGSHGKRNNTITTTSSKRKNRKNKVTPDNVQIIFDDQLPISYSQPEKVNGESKSSSTSESGDSDNMRISSCSDESSNSNSSHKSDNHSSTAVTNTQGNKKQPSVLVTCPKDERKAVPGKSSIKLSEVINEVTSNSLSTCTKSAPSPLSSPNGKLTIASPKRGQKREEGWKEVVRRSKKVSVPSTVISRVIGRGGCNINAIRECTGAHIDIDKQKDKTGDRIITIRGGTESTRQATQLINALIKDPDKEIDELIPKNRLKSSTVNSKIGSSTPAATTAANSSLVGIKVTTVAASSASQTASALSVPAISSASAHKGIKNPVNNVRPGFQVSLPLAYPPPQFAHALLAAQTFQQIRPPRLPMTHFGGTFPPAQSTWGPFPVRPLSPARATNSPKPHMVPRHSGQSGGGGAQPSAAGSLTTSPTATTTSVASTVPGSSASGNPSSPSVRRQLFVTVVKTSNATTTTVTTTASNTSTAPTNTTYPTPTAKEHYPASSPSSPSPPAQPAGVSRSSPPDRAAAASPNKGAPPSEPDAGSPPAADAGGSAGSRQPNPGAGGSSVHPAHQQPPGAPLPEARPPLQQPQVPAPDPRMAVPPSLAATSSSAPAVGASGAPMPYPVSQPAMGSAQPAAKMETPAIRPPGHGAGSVPKNPAPVQNSPVAVLNVNHIKRPHSVPSSVQLPSTLSTQSASQNSAHAANKPMGNNFSATLPFGPFSTLFENSPTSAHAFWGGSVVSSQTAPESMLSAKSSFLPNSDPLHQSDTSKAPGFRPPLQRPAPSPSGIVSMDSPYASVTPSSTHLGSFASNLSGGQMYAPGTPLGGAPAAANFNRQHFSPLSLLPPCSSASNESPAQSVSSGVRAPSPTPSAVSLGSEKPSNVSQDRKVPVPIGTERSARIRQTGTSTPSVIGSNLAAPVGHSGIWSFEGIGGSQDKVDWCHSGMGSHMIHRPMSDPGVFSHQAMERDSAGIVAPSGTFHQPVPAGYMDFPKVGGMPFSVYGNAIIPPVAPITDGTGGPIFNGPHAADPSWNSLIKMVSNSTENNGPQTVWTGTWTPHMNSVHMNQLG from the exons GTGGAATCATTTATCTTGGATCAGGATGATCTCGAAAACCCTATGTTGGAAACAGCTTCTAAATTGCTGCTGTCAAGTACTGCTGATGGTGCTGACCTGAGAACAGTAGATCCTGAAACCCAGGCGAGATTAGAAGCTTTGCTGGAAGCTGCGG GCATAGGGAAGCTGTCCACGGCGGACGGGAAGGCGTTTGCGGACCCCGAGGTGCTGCGCAGGCTGACCTCGTCCGTCAGCTGCGCCTTGGATGAAGCGGCCGCCGCGCTGACCCGGATGAGAGCCGAGAGCACGGCCAGCGCAGGACAGACGGACAA CCGCAGCCTGGCCGAGGCCTGCTCCGAAGGAGACGTCAATGCCGTGCGGAAGCTGCTCATTGAAGGCCGCAGCGTGAACGAGCACACAGAGGAAGGGGAAAGCCTCCTTTGCTTGGCCTGCTCAGCAGGCTATTATGAGCTTGCACAG GTTCTCCTGGCAATGCATGCCAATGTGGAGGACCGGGGCATCAAGGGAGACATCACACCTCTGATGGCTGCTGCCAACGGCGGGCACGTCAAAATTGTCAAGCTGCTGCTAGCTCACGGTGCTGATGTGAACGCACAGTCATCCACAG GCAACACAGCCCTGACGTACGCCTGCGCCGGGGGCTACGTGGACGTGGTGAAGGTGCTGCTGGAGTCGGGCGCCAGCATCGAGGAGCACAACGAGAACGGGCACACGCCGCTGATGGAGGCGGGCAGCGCCGGGCACGTGGAGGTGGCCAGGGTGCTGCTGGAGAACGGGGCGGGCATCAACACGCACTCCAACGAGTTCAAGGAGAGCGCCCTGACGCTGGCCTGCTACAAAG GCCATCTGGAAATGGTGAGGTTTCTGCTGGAAGCTGGTGCAGACCAGGAGCACAAGACAGATGAGATGCACACTGCTCTCATGGAGGCGTGCATG GATGGTCACGTGGAAGTGGCAAGGTTACTCCTGGACAGCGGAGCTCAGGTGAACATGCCTGCCGACTCCTTCGAGTCCCCTCTGACCCTGGCAGCCTGCGGTGGGCACgtggagctggcagctctgctgatTGAACGTGGAGCTAACTTGGAAGAGGTCAATGATGAGGGATACACGCCGCTGATGGAGGCAGCTCGGGAGGGCCACGAGGAGATGGTGGCACTGTTACTTGGGCAAG GAGCAAACATCAACGCTCAGACAGAGGAGACGCAGGAAACCGCGCTGACCCTGGCTTGCTGCGGAGGGTTTCTGGAGGTGGCCGATTTCCTCAttaaagctggagctgacatagAGCTCGGCTGTTCCACACCTTTGATGGAGGCTGCTCAAGAGGGGCATTTGGAGCTGGTCAAATATTTATTAGCTGCGG GGGCTAATGTGCATGCCACAACAGCAACAGGTGACACGGCACTGACGTACGCCTGTGAGAATGGCCACACTGATGTAGCAGACGTCTTACTTCAGGCAGGTGCAGATCTG GAGCATGAATCAGAAGGTGGAAGAACCCCACTCATGAAAGCTGCCAGGGCAGGTCATGTTTGCACTGTTCAGTTCTTGATTAGCAAAG gagcgAACGTGAACAGGACCACAGCCAACAACGACCACACCGTGCTGTCGCTGGCCTGTGCCGGAGGCCACCTGGCCgtggtggagctgctgctcgCTCATGGTGCTGATCCCACACACAGACTCAAG GATGGATCGACCATGCTGATCGAGGCGGCCAAAGGCGGTCACACCAGCGTGGTTTGTTACCTCCTAGATTACCCAAACAACTTGCTTTCTGCTCCTCCACCTGATGCCACTCAGCTGACCCCACCATCCCATGACCTCAACAGG GCTCCTCGAGTACCAGTGCAGGCGCTGCCCATGGTCGTCCCACCCCAGGAGCCTGACAAACCCCCTGCCAATGTCGCCACAACCCTTCCCATCAGAAACAAAG TGAGTGGAAGAGCATCTGCAATGTCaaacactcccacccacagcatTGCAACCTCAGTGTCCCAACCTCAGACGCCGACTCCGAGTCCCATCATTTCTCCTTCAGCCATGCTGCCCATCTACCCTGCTATAGACATCGATGCCCAG ACTGAGAGTAACCATGACACAGCCTTGACGCTGGCTTGTGCTGGTGGCCATGAAGAGCTGGTACAAACCCTGCTGGAGAGAGGAGCTAACATTGAGCACAGGGACAAGAAAG GGTTTACTCCGCTCATTTTGGCTGCTACAGCCGGCCATGTGGGGGTTGTGGAAATCTTACTGGATAATGGAGCTGATATTGAAGCCCAGTCTGAGAGAACCAAGGACACTCCCTTGTCTTTGGCTTGTTCAGGAGGGAGGCAAGAG GTGGTGGAGTTGCTGCTAGCTCGGGGGGCAAACAaggagcacaggaatgtgtcTGATTACACACCTCTGAGCCTCGCTGCCTCGGGTGGCTATGTGAACATTATCAAGATTCTGCTGAACGCTGGGGCAGAAATCAATTCCAG aaCTGGCAGCAAATTGGGCATTTCTCCCTTGATGCTGGCAGCCATGAAtgggcacactgctgctgtCAAGCTGTTACTGGACATGGGCTCTGATATAAATGCCCAGATCGAGACCAACAGGAATACAGCTCTGACTCTGGCCTGTTTCCAGGGAAGAACTGAGGTGGTCAGCCTGCTGCTTGATAGAAAAGCTAACGtggagcacagagccaag ACCGGCCTGACCCCGCTGATGGAAGCGGCCTCTGGGGGATACGCGGAGGTGGGCAGGGTCCTGCTGGACAAAGGCGCCGATGTCAACGCTCCCCCCGTCCCTTCGTccagagacacagctctaaccattGCAGCAGACAAGGGGCACTACAAGTTCTGTGAGCTCCTCATTAGCAG GGGAGCTCACATCGATGTGCGGAACAAGAAGGGCAATACTCCCCTGTGGCTGGCAGCAAATGGGGGGCATCTTGATGTGGTCCAGCTGCTGGTCCAGGCTGGAGCTGACGTGGATGCAGCTGATAACAGGAAAATAACTCCTCTCATGGCAGCCTTCCGAAAG GGCCATGTGAAGGTGGTGCGTTACCTGGTGAAGGAGGTGAACCAGTTCCCCTCAGACTCGGAGTGCATGAGATACATTGCAACCATCACTGATAAG GAGATGCTGAAGAAGTGCCACCTGTGCATGGAGTCAATTGTTCAAGCCAAAGATAGACAGGCTGCAGAGGCCAACAAAAACGCAAGCATTCTTCTAGAGGAACTGGACTTGGAGAAG TTAAGGGAAGAAAGCAGGAGACTGGCTCTGGCTGccaaaagagagaagagaaaagagaaaaggaggaagaaaaaagaggaacAAAGGCGAAAACTAGAAGAAATAGaagcaaaaaataaagagaatttCGAACTCCAAGCTGCTCAGGAGAAGGAGAAGTTAAAAGCTGAAGGTGATTACTGCAATTATTCCAAGGAAAGAATGAAATTCG ATGATCCCGAGGTCCCAATGGAGCCTCCCAGTGCTACCACCACCACTACCATAGGTATATCTGCAACCTGGACCACGTTAGCAGGCTCTCATGGGAAGAGGAATAACACCATCACCACCACGAGCTCCaagaggaaaaacaggaaaaacaaagtgACCCCTGATAACGTGCAGATCATATTCGATGATCAGCTTCCCATATCCTATAGCCAGCCTGAGAAGGTGAATGGGGAgtccaagagcagcagcactaGTGAGAGCGGTGACAGTGACAATATGAGGATCTCCAGCTGCAGCGATGAAAGCAGCAATAGCAACAGCAGCCACAAGAGCGACAATCATTCCTCCACAGCTGTCACCAACACCCAGGGCAACAAAAAGCAGCCGTCGGTGCTCGTCACTTGTCCGAAGGATGAGAGGAAAGCAGTGCCTGGCAAGTCATCCATCAA GTTGTCTGAAGTTATTAATGAAGTGACAAGCAATTCCTTGTCTACTTGCACAAAATCCGCTCCTTCTCCCCTTTCTTCTCCGAACGGAAAGCTAACCATTGCTAGTCCTAAACGTGGTCAGAAAAGGGAAGAAGGCTGGAAGGAAGTTGTGAGAAG ATCCAAGAAGGTTTCTGTCCCATCAACTGTGATTTCCAGAGTTATTGGCAGAGGAGGGTGTAACATCAACGCGATCCGTGAGTGCACGGGAGCACACATAGACATTGACAAACAGAAGGATAAAACTGGAGACCGAATCATCACCATAAG GGGTGGCACAGAATCAACCAGACAGGCCACGCAGTTGATCAATGCTCTCATCAAGGATCCAGACAAGGAAATCGATGAACTTATTCCAAAGAACCGTTTGAAAAGCTCAACTGTAAACTCCAAGATAGGGTCCTCGACACCTGCCGCCACCACAGCTGCTAACAGTTCTCTCGTGGGCATCAAAGTGACCACCGTAGCTGCTTCGTCGGCATCTCAGACGGCCTCCGCGCTCTCCGTGCCTGCCATCTCCTCAGCGTCCGCTCACAAGGGCATCAAGAACCCCGTGAACAACGTGCGGCCCGGTTTCCAGGTCTCGCTGCCGCTGGCGTATCCCCCTCCGCAGTTTGCGCACGCGCTCCTGGCCGCGCAGACCTTCCAGCAGATCCGTCCCCCGCGGCTGCCCATGACGCACTTCGGGGGCACCTTCCCGCCGGCCCAGTCCACGTGGGGCCCGTTCCCCGTGCGGCCGCTGAGCCCCGCCCGCGCCACCAACTCGCCCAAACCTCACATGGTGCCTCGCCACAGCGGCcagagcggcggcggcggcgcccaGCCCAGCGCGGCCGGCTCTTTGACGACGAGCCCCACGGCCACAACGACTTCGGTGGCTTCTACTGTGCCTGGATCTTCGGCGAGCGGCAACCCGAGCTCCCCCTCGGTGAGGAGGCAGCTGTTCGTCACCGTGGTGAAGACGTCCAACGCCACCACCACCACCGTGACGACCACGGCGAGCAACACGAGCACGGCGCCCACCAACACCACGTATCCGACTCCTACTGCCAAAGAACACTACCCCGCATCGTCCCCCTCGTCTCCCTCTCCTCCCGCGCAGCCGGCGGGCGTCTCCAGGAGCAGTCCTCCCGACCGCGCCGCGGCCGCCTCTCCCAACAAAGGCGCGCCTCCGTCCGAGCCGGACGCGGGGAGCCCGCCCGCCGCGGATGCGGGCGGCTCGGCCGGCAGCAGGCAGCCCAATCCCGGGGCCGGCGGCTCCTCCGTGCATCCTGCTCATCAGCAGCCCCCGGGAGCGCCTCTGCCGGAGGCCAGGCCCCCTCTCCAGCAACCTCAGGTTCCCGCGCCAGATCCCCGCATGGCCGTGCCTCCGAGTTTAGCGGCGACGAGCTCATCCGCCCCGGCGGTGGGCGCGAGCGGCGCTCCCATGCCCTACCCCGTGTCCCAGCCCGCCATGGGCTCGGCTCAGCCCGCAGCCAAGATGGAAACCCCAGCCATCAGACCGCCTGGCCACGGCGCCGGCAGCGTCCCCAAGAATCCAGCTCCCGTGCAGAACTCCCCCGTCGCAGTCCTCAACGTTAACCACATCAAAAGGCCCCACAGCGTTCCTTCTTCAGTGCAGCTTCCTTCTACCTTAAGTACACAAAGTGCTTCTCAGAATTCGGCCCACGCGGCGAACAAGCCCATGGGGAACAACTTCAGTGCTACCCTGCCTTTCGGGCCCTTTAGTACGTTGTTCGAGAACAGCCCCACGTCTGCTCATGCCTTCTGGGGCGGCTCCGTCGTTTCCTCTCAGACAGCACCGGAGTCCATGCTCTCAGCTAAGTCCTCGTTTTTGCCAAATTCAGATCCGTTGCATCAGTCCGACACTTCCAAAGCCCCGGGTTTTCGGCCGCCGTTACAGAGGCCAGCTCCAAGTCCCTCAG GTATTGTCAGTATGGATTCTCCCTATGCTTCTGTAACCCCTTCTTCTACACACCTGGGGAGCTTTGCCTCGAACCTGTCGGGCGGGCAGATGTACGCGCCCGGGACACCGCTGGGCGGCGCGCCTGCAGCCGCTAATTTCAACAGACAGCATTTCTCCCCTCTTAGTTTATTGCCTCCATGTTCATCAGCATCAAATG AATCTCCTGCTCAGTCCGTGTCCTCTGGAGTACGAGCACCCTCTCCCACCCCTTCAGCAGTGTCCTTGGGATCAGAAAAGCCCAGTAACGTTTCTCAGGACAGAAAAGTTCCTGTTCCCATTGGGACTGAACGGTCTGCACGCATTAGACAAACTGGAACGTCGACTCCTTCTGTAATTGGGAGCAACTTGGCTGCTCCGGTGGGCCACAGTGGGATCTGGTCCTTCGAAGGTATAGGTGGCAGTCAAG ACAAAGTGGACTGGTGCCACAGCGGCATGGGCAGCCACATGATCCACAGGCCCATGTCCGACCCAGGCGTCTTCTCGCACCAAGCCATGGAGAGAGACAGCGCGGGCATCGTAGCGCCTTCCGGTACATTCCATCAGCCCGTCCCCGCAGGATACATGGACTTCCCAAAAGTCGGG GGAATGCCTTTTTCTGTGTATGGGAACGCCATAATTCCTCCTGTAGCCCCCATCACAGATGGTACTGGAGGCCCCATCTTCAACGGGCCTCATGCTGCTGACCCATCTTGGAACTCGCTGATAAAGATGGTTTCAAATTCCACAGAAAACAATGGGCCTCAGACG GTGTGGACTGGAACCTGGACACCTCACATGAACAGTGTGCATATGAACCAACTGGGCTGA